The Anaerolineales bacterium region GGTGGCAATGTTATTGCTCCTCGGCGGCTAAGATGAGCCTGCCCGCCATCCTCGAAAAGATCCGCGCATCGGGGCAGGAACAATTACACGGCATCGAAGAGCGCGCCCGCTCCACGGCGGAAGAAATCCTCACGCAGGCGCAAACAGCCGCCCGTCAGATCGAAGCGGAGGCGCGTGCAGACGCGTCCGCGCCGGGCAGCGCCGAACGCGCCCGCATCCTGCATCGAGCGCGGATGGATTCCCTGCGCCTCGTCGGCGATGTGAGAGAAGACCTGCTGGACGCCGCGCTCACCAGCGCGGGAGCGCGTCTCGCGTCGGTTCGGGCTGATTCGACCTACCCCGGCGCGCTCCGCACCCTCATCGAGGAAGCGCTGGAGGAGTTAGCCGCCGAGGCGAAAGACGGGGCGCTGCTCGAAGCCGACCCGCGCGACAAGACGTTGATCGAAGCCTTCACCGGCGAATCCGCGTGGAAACTTTCGGTGACGTATCCGCTCACATGCTGGGGCGGCGTGATCGCCAAAAGCCCGGACGGCAAAGTGGTGGTCATCAACACGCTTGAAAGCCGGTTGGAACGGATCACCTCGTTCCTGCGCGGTCGCCTCGCCGCGTTCTTCGAGCGCGGACAGACACAAGGGGAAGAGTCGCATGGCTGATTACGATTACGGCAA contains the following coding sequences:
- a CDS encoding V-type ATP synthase subunit E, whose translation is MSLPAILEKIRASGQEQLHGIEERARSTAEEILTQAQTAARQIEAEARADASAPGSAERARILHRARMDSLRLVGDVREDLLDAALTSAGARLASVRADSTYPGALRTLIEEALEELAAEAKDGALLEADPRDKTLIEAFTGESAWKLSVTYPLTCWGGVIAKSPDGKVVVINTLESRLERITSFLRGRLAAFFERGQTQGEESHG